From a single Fusobacterium ulcerans ATCC 49185 genomic region:
- a CDS encoding LytTR family transcriptional regulator DNA-binding domain-containing protein, which translates to MIKIGTDIQENLLILLREVLDYEFIEYNGSDADFQIFIIDITSKEADLKIRDIFLRGIPVIAVLGKNDIQKMRTLFLNKQVTDCILRQDIYEIEKSIEKLKNTQTKYTQFYLSDIYQKGILEFSEVTYINYCRVSRRVQFNILNKEIFTLKINFSTVETSLIEFANFYKVERGTIVNINLIKYLDYKEEKILFKDLSELYISKVKLKEIEENTSITKNKLHIEI; encoded by the coding sequence ATGATTAAGATAGGAACAGACATTCAGGAGAATTTGCTTATTCTTTTAAGAGAAGTTTTAGATTATGAGTTTATAGAATATAATGGAAGTGATGCAGATTTTCAAATTTTTATAATAGATATTACCTCTAAGGAAGCAGATTTAAAAATAAGGGATATTTTTTTAAGAGGAATTCCGGTTATTGCTGTTTTGGGAAAAAATGATATTCAAAAAATGCGGACTTTATTTTTAAATAAACAGGTTACAGACTGTATTTTAAGGCAGGATATCTATGAAATTGAAAAAAGTATAGAGAAACTAAAAAATACTCAAACTAAATATACCCAATTTTATTTGAGTGATATTTATCAGAAAGGAATTCTTGAATTTTCTGAAGTAACTTATATAAATTACTGCAGAGTATCCAGAAGAGTACAATTCAATATTTTAAATAAAGAGATTTTTACATTAAAAATTAATTTTTCTACTGTTGAAACTAGTTTAATTGAATTTGCTAATTTCTATAAAGTTGAGCGAGGAACTATAGTAAATATTAATTTAATAAAATATCTTGATTACAAAGAAGAAAAAATATTATTTAAAGATCTATCAGAATTGTATATAAGCAAGGTAAAACTGAAAGAGATAGAAGAAAATACATCTATAACCAAAAATAAATTACATATTGAAATTTAA
- a CDS encoding HU family DNA-binding protein, translating into MKEVDFIKELKEKRDLKNIKTAKEKVEVFWESIIDVLKKDGKLELKGWGKFEVKETNERIFNNPRTKKTGKIPAQKKIVFKQGKNLKENFNM; encoded by the coding sequence ATGAAAGAAGTAGATTTTATAAAAGAATTGAAAGAAAAAAGGGATTTAAAAAATATAAAAACAGCAAAAGAGAAAGTAGAAGTTTTTTGGGAATCAATAATTGATGTTTTAAAAAAAGATGGGAAACTTGAACTTAAAGGCTGGGGAAAATTTGAAGTGAAAGAAACAAATGAAAGAATATTTAATAATCCAAGAACAAAAAAGACAGGGAAAATACCAGCACAAAAAAAGATAGTATTCAAACAGGGAAAAAATCTAAAGGAAAATTTTAACATGTAA
- a CDS encoding adhesion protein FadA — MKKILIGCVLVISTVSYSAIEAVSTFEQLELTFQQLEAEEAAMYNQRKTEAEEAEKVLVSLRAKYQKILETEKYIIEVEQYRYYQEDYKELLKKCRTMKGELEAEIAAKEEIIDIYRAIM; from the coding sequence ATGAAAAAAATTCTGATAGGATGTGTGTTAGTAATATCAACTGTGTCATATTCTGCAATAGAAGCAGTATCAACATTTGAACAGCTTGAACTTACTTTTCAGCAGTTGGAAGCAGAAGAAGCAGCTATGTATAATCAAAGAAAAACAGAAGCAGAAGAAGCTGAAAAAGTATTGGTATCATTAAGAGCAAAATACCAGAAAATTTTAGAAACAGAAAAATATATAATTGAAGTAGAGCAATATAGATATTATCAAGAGGATTATAAAGAACTTTTAAAGAAATGCAGGACTATGAAAGGAGAATTAGAAGCAGAAATTGCTGCTAAAGAAGAAATAATAGATATTTACAGAGCAATTATGTAG